The following proteins come from a genomic window of Hypanus sabinus isolate sHypSab1 chromosome 9, sHypSab1.hap1, whole genome shotgun sequence:
- the sall4 gene encoding sal-like protein 4 isoform X1, with protein MSRRKQAKPQHINSDEQLIVGNGSQVCQNDGVGETSAKKCRTEETNICKKCCAEFFDLSKFLEHRKNCTKNPPVLIMNEGEKEMPPKDCPESCPDNFPNGQMNNQSKSNDSPEERMREESETAEMNVDNVESQKPCASNAATSLHPASDVSYVSQSKIPNTNVTLETIHNTKVAVTQHVPDDASASNPNATASVNVIPILLEQLVCLQQQQLQQIQLTEQIRIQVATMAPHSLHPSIVAAADPLKALGAHLSQQLSAAAALIGQKVGSQSYSIEGFKPVQVPHSSVGSTHFSKGLHHSSESVSLQTTSTLTSLTSKPDSILCSENPARLKHSNLTSSVARFPNPLLPRSPNTATIHSPLIGLSAASAARNQKGKPPNVAVFETKSNSEESFFKHKCKFCGKVFGNDSALQIHIRSHTGERPYKCNICGNRFTTKGNLKVHFQRHKEKYPHIRMNPYPVPEHLDNVPTSSGIPYGMSIPVDTSANWADTKPVLQTLPNSIGLNLSTAFEDTSDKAPASDFLRRRSPAVSETASLSSNISSYESNVEAKSANENGNPPTSIMSETSKPKQPFGNVLDNSQTSETSKLQQLVENIDKTSADPNECAVCHRILSCQSSLKMHYRTHTGERPFKCKVCGRAFSTKGNLKTHYGVHRAKPPLRVQHSCPICHKRFTNAVVLQQHIRMHMGGQIPNTPLPEGYYDGSDPEPALADENAELDSSFTDENMDESELDGEKSAKVPASEYSKPVLPYSDLPANSPLLVFSNIAALESQMKMINSNSNVSLQRQSSLKSSENGSPESEGMANDSLSVVDQEHQNNQSPGAAESALFQASSPANSFNGSHVSKSPGFPNENVATKTEPVETSELTNDAALDLTSGNIHRKVKEEVTNVPFTNGDCSAVQVPAGSFIRAPPCLIKVEVSDHGERPAGTTAQFLTPSTVASIMPPILAPPPRRTPKQHNCPTCGKSFSSASALQIHERTHTGEKPFACTICGRAFTTKGNLKVHVGTHMWNNSARRGRRLSLDSPMILIGNDPKKISEMFPKDLMAPSMNIEPSVWNQYTTVLTNGLALKTNEISVIQNGGIPPITVSVGSGSAESTSSAVSKMDPSQSGINPAIADEEKPSSESVSAPHFPHFVEESKIAVN; from the exons GTTCTCAAGTATGTCAAAACGACGGAGTTGGGGAAACGAGCGCAAAGaaatgcaggactgaagaaacCAACATCTGTAAGAAATGTTGTGCTGAGTTCTTTGATCTTTCCAAGTTCCTTGAGCACAGGAAAAATTGCACTAAAAACCCACCAGTTTTGATTATGAATGAAGGCGAGAAGGAAATGCCTCCTAAGGACTGCCCAGAGTCTTGTCCAGACAACTTTCCGAATGGCCAAATGAACAATCAATCTAAAAGTAACGATAGCCCCGAAGAAAGAATGCGTGAGGAGAGTGAAACTGCTGAAATGAATGTTGATAATGTAGAATCTCAAAAACCATGTGCCTCTAATGCTGCTACAAGTTTACATCCAGCCTCTGATGTTAGCTATGTTTCCCAGTCTAAGATACCAAACACTAATGTCACATTGGAGACTATTCACAACACTAAAGTTGCAGTGACTCAGCACGTTCCGGACGATGCTTCTGCCAGCAACCCTAATGCGACTGCAAGCGTCAATGTCATTCCAATCTTGCTGGAGCAGTTGGTCTGCCTGCAACAGCAACAACTCCAACAGATACAGTTAACCGAGCAAATCCGCATCCAGGTGGCAACGATGGCACCTCATTCTCTTCATCCATCTATCGTTGCAGCTGCAGACCCCCTTAAGGCACTGGGGGCACACCTTTCACAGCAGCTTTCTGCTGCTGCTGCTTTAATTGGGCAGAAAGTCGGTAGCCAAAGCTACTCAATAGAAGGTTTTAAGCCAGTACAGGTACCTCATTCCTCTGTTGGTTCAACTCATTTTAGCAAAGGCTTGCACCATTCCTCTGAGTCGGTGTCTCTCCAAACAACGAGCACTCTGACTTCGCTGACTTCCAAGCCTGATTCCATCTTGTGCTCTGAAAATCCAGCCAGGCTTAAGCACAGCAACCTTACCAGCTCGGTTGCAAGATTTCCAAATCCCCTGCTACCTCGGTCCCCAAATACAGCAACTATTCACAGCCCGCTGATTGGACTGTCTGCAGCCTCAGCAGCACGAAATCAGAAAGGCAAGCCTCCAAACGTTGCCGTTTTTGAAACAAAGTCTAATTCTGAAGAGTCCTTTTTCAAACACAAGTGCAAGTTCTGTGGCAAAGTGTTTGGAAATGACAGTGCCCTGCAGATTCACATCCGTTCTCACACAGGTGAGCGACCTTACAAGTGCAACATCTGCGGCAATCGTTTTACAACTAAAGGCAATCTGAAGGTTCATTTCCAGCGACACAAAGAGAAGTACCCACATATCCGAATGAATCCGTATCCTGTTCCTGAACATTTGGACAATGTTCCAACCAGCAGTGGGATTCCATATGGTATGTCTATACCTGTTGATACTTCTGCGAATTGGGCAGACACCAAACCTGTCTTGCAAACGTTGCCCAATTCCATTGGATTGAATCTGTCGACTGCTTTTGAGGACACTTCAGATAAAGCACCAGCAAGTGATTTTCTGCGAAGGCGATCTCCAGCAGTAAGTGAAACTGCGTCTTTGTCATCGAATATCAGCAGTTACGAGTCGAATGTTGAAGCGAAGTCTGCAAATGAGAATGGCAATCCACCTACTTCCATAATGTCTGAAACCTCAAAGCCCAAGCAACCTTTTGGTAATGTACTTGATAACAGCCAAACATCTGAGACATCCAAGCTTCAACAGTTAGTGGAAAATATAGACAAAACATCAGCTGACCCAAATGAATGTGCTGTTTGCCATCGTATTCTAAGTTGCCAGAGTTCACtgaaaatgcattatcgtacCCACACTGGGGAAAGGCCTTTCAAGTGTAAAGTTTGTGGCAGAGCTTTTTCCACAAAAGGCAACCTCAAGACTCACTATGGGGTTCATAGGGCAAAACCTCCTTTGCGGGTACAGCACTCGTGCCCGATTTGCCACAAGCGGTTCACTAATGCTGTTGTTCTTCAGCAGCACATTAGAATGCACATGGGAGGTCAAATCCCAAACACCCCTCTGCCTGAAGGCTACTATGATGGTTCTGATCCAGAGCCAGCTTTAGCTGATGAAAATGCTGAACTTGACAGCAGTTTTACTGATGAAAATATGGATGAATCTGAGTTGGATGGGGAGAAAAGTGCAAAGGTGCCAGCAAGTGAGTATTCAAAACCAGTTTTGCCTTACAGTGACTTACCGGCCAACTCTCCTCTGCTGGTTTTCTCCAATATAGCTGCTTTGGAAAGTCAGATGAAAATGATTAACTCTAATTCTAATGTAAGCTTGCAGCGGCAGAGCAGTTTAAAATCCAGTGAGAATGGCTCTCCTGAAAGCGAAGGAATGGCTAATGATTCTCTTTCGGTAGTAGATCAAGAACACCAGAATAATCAGAGCCCAGGTGCGGCCGAATCAGCATTGTTTCAAGCTTCGTCTCCTGCTAACAGCTTTAATGGCAGCCACGTGTCCAAGTCGCCAGGATTCCCTAATGAAAACGTAGCAACAAAAACTGAGCCTGTTGAGACATCTGAACTGACAAATGATGCTGCGCTAGATTTAACATCTGGCAATATTCATCGGAAAGTTAAGGAAGAAGTCACTAATGTTCCGTTTACCAATGGGGATTGCA GTGCTGTTCAAGTTCCTGCAGGTTCCTTTATCAGGGCTCCTCCTTGTCTGATTAAAGTGGAAGTAAGCGACCATGGAGAACGACCAGCAGGAACTACTGCACAGTTTCTTACCCCATCAACTGTGGCTTCAATCATGCCACCTATATTGGCACCTCCACCCCGTCGCACACCTAAACAACACAACTGTCCTACTTGTGGAAAGAGCTTCTCCTCAGCAAGTGCTCTCCAGATTCACGAACGCACGCACACTGGTGAAAAGCCATTTGCATGCACCATCTGTGGAAGAGCTTTTACAACGAAAGGAAATCTCAAG GTCCACGTTGGAACTCACATGTGGAATAATTCAGCTAGACGTGGGAGACGACTTTCACTGGATAGTCCTATGATACTGATCGGCAATGACCCAAAGAAGATTTCTGAGATGTTCCCGAAGGATCTAATGGCCCCATCAATGAATATTGAACCATCCGTTTGGAACCAATACACCACTGTGCTTACTAACGGCTTAGCTCTGAAaaccaatgagatctcagtgattCAGAATGGTGGCATCCCTCCCATCACAGTTAGCGTCGGAAGTGGTTCTGCTGAAAGCACCAGCTCTGCAGTTTCCAAAATGGATCCATCCCAGTCTGGCATCAACCCAGCAATTGCTGATGAGGAAAAACCTAGCTCTGAAAGTGTTTCAGCACCTCACTTCCCACATTTTGTGGAAGAAAGCAAAATAGCTGTTAATTAA
- the sall4 gene encoding sal-like protein 4 isoform X4: protein MGCSQVCQNDGVGETSAKKCRTEETNICKKCCAEFFDLSKFLEHRKNCTKNPPVLIMNEGEKEMPPKDCPESCPDNFPNGQMNNQSKSNDSPEERMREESETAEMNVDNVESQKPCASNAATSLHPASDVSYVSQSKIPNTNVTLETIHNTKVAVTQHVPDDASASNPNATASVNVIPILLEQLVCLQQQQLQQIQLTEQIRIQVATMAPHSLHPSIVAAADPLKALGAHLSQQLSAAAALIGQKVGSQSYSIEGFKPVQVPHSSVGSTHFSKGLHHSSESVSLQTTSTLTSLTSKPDSILCSENPARLKHSNLTSSVARFPNPLLPRSPNTATIHSPLIGLSAASAARNQKGKPPNVAVFETKSNSEESFFKHKCKFCGKVFGNDSALQIHIRSHTGERPYKCNICGNRFTTKGNLKVHFQRHKEKYPHIRMNPYPVPEHLDNVPTSSGIPYGMSIPVDTSANWADTKPVLQTLPNSIGLNLSTAFEDTSDKAPASDFLRRRSPAVSETASLSSNISSYESNVEAKSANENGNPPTSIMSETSKPKQPFGNVLDNSQTSETSKLQQLVENIDKTSADPNECAVCHRILSCQSSLKMHYRTHTGERPFKCKVCGRAFSTKGNLKTHYGVHRAKPPLRVQHSCPICHKRFTNAVVLQQHIRMHMGGQIPNTPLPEGYYDGSDPEPALADENAELDSSFTDENMDESELDGEKSAKVPASEYSKPVLPYSDLPANSPLLVFSNIAALESQMKMINSNSNVSLQRQSSLKSSENGSPESEGMANDSLSVVDQEHQNNQSPGAAESALFQASSPANSFNGSHVSKSPGFPNENVATKTEPVETSELTNDAALDLTSGNIHRKVKEEVTNVPFTNGDCSAVQVPAGSFIRAPPCLIKVEVSDHGERPAGTTAQFLTPSTVASIMPPILAPPPRRTPKQHNCPTCGKSFSSASALQIHERTHTGEKPFACTICGRAFTTKGNLKVHVGTHMWNNSARRGRRLSLDSPMILIGNDPKKISEMFPKDLMAPSMNIEPSVWNQYTTVLTNGLALKTNEISVIQNGGIPPITVSVGSGSAESTSSAVSKMDPSQSGINPAIADEEKPSSESVSAPHFPHFVEESKIAVN, encoded by the exons GTTCTCAAGTATGTCAAAACGACGGAGTTGGGGAAACGAGCGCAAAGaaatgcaggactgaagaaacCAACATCTGTAAGAAATGTTGTGCTGAGTTCTTTGATCTTTCCAAGTTCCTTGAGCACAGGAAAAATTGCACTAAAAACCCACCAGTTTTGATTATGAATGAAGGCGAGAAGGAAATGCCTCCTAAGGACTGCCCAGAGTCTTGTCCAGACAACTTTCCGAATGGCCAAATGAACAATCAATCTAAAAGTAACGATAGCCCCGAAGAAAGAATGCGTGAGGAGAGTGAAACTGCTGAAATGAATGTTGATAATGTAGAATCTCAAAAACCATGTGCCTCTAATGCTGCTACAAGTTTACATCCAGCCTCTGATGTTAGCTATGTTTCCCAGTCTAAGATACCAAACACTAATGTCACATTGGAGACTATTCACAACACTAAAGTTGCAGTGACTCAGCACGTTCCGGACGATGCTTCTGCCAGCAACCCTAATGCGACTGCAAGCGTCAATGTCATTCCAATCTTGCTGGAGCAGTTGGTCTGCCTGCAACAGCAACAACTCCAACAGATACAGTTAACCGAGCAAATCCGCATCCAGGTGGCAACGATGGCACCTCATTCTCTTCATCCATCTATCGTTGCAGCTGCAGACCCCCTTAAGGCACTGGGGGCACACCTTTCACAGCAGCTTTCTGCTGCTGCTGCTTTAATTGGGCAGAAAGTCGGTAGCCAAAGCTACTCAATAGAAGGTTTTAAGCCAGTACAGGTACCTCATTCCTCTGTTGGTTCAACTCATTTTAGCAAAGGCTTGCACCATTCCTCTGAGTCGGTGTCTCTCCAAACAACGAGCACTCTGACTTCGCTGACTTCCAAGCCTGATTCCATCTTGTGCTCTGAAAATCCAGCCAGGCTTAAGCACAGCAACCTTACCAGCTCGGTTGCAAGATTTCCAAATCCCCTGCTACCTCGGTCCCCAAATACAGCAACTATTCACAGCCCGCTGATTGGACTGTCTGCAGCCTCAGCAGCACGAAATCAGAAAGGCAAGCCTCCAAACGTTGCCGTTTTTGAAACAAAGTCTAATTCTGAAGAGTCCTTTTTCAAACACAAGTGCAAGTTCTGTGGCAAAGTGTTTGGAAATGACAGTGCCCTGCAGATTCACATCCGTTCTCACACAGGTGAGCGACCTTACAAGTGCAACATCTGCGGCAATCGTTTTACAACTAAAGGCAATCTGAAGGTTCATTTCCAGCGACACAAAGAGAAGTACCCACATATCCGAATGAATCCGTATCCTGTTCCTGAACATTTGGACAATGTTCCAACCAGCAGTGGGATTCCATATGGTATGTCTATACCTGTTGATACTTCTGCGAATTGGGCAGACACCAAACCTGTCTTGCAAACGTTGCCCAATTCCATTGGATTGAATCTGTCGACTGCTTTTGAGGACACTTCAGATAAAGCACCAGCAAGTGATTTTCTGCGAAGGCGATCTCCAGCAGTAAGTGAAACTGCGTCTTTGTCATCGAATATCAGCAGTTACGAGTCGAATGTTGAAGCGAAGTCTGCAAATGAGAATGGCAATCCACCTACTTCCATAATGTCTGAAACCTCAAAGCCCAAGCAACCTTTTGGTAATGTACTTGATAACAGCCAAACATCTGAGACATCCAAGCTTCAACAGTTAGTGGAAAATATAGACAAAACATCAGCTGACCCAAATGAATGTGCTGTTTGCCATCGTATTCTAAGTTGCCAGAGTTCACtgaaaatgcattatcgtacCCACACTGGGGAAAGGCCTTTCAAGTGTAAAGTTTGTGGCAGAGCTTTTTCCACAAAAGGCAACCTCAAGACTCACTATGGGGTTCATAGGGCAAAACCTCCTTTGCGGGTACAGCACTCGTGCCCGATTTGCCACAAGCGGTTCACTAATGCTGTTGTTCTTCAGCAGCACATTAGAATGCACATGGGAGGTCAAATCCCAAACACCCCTCTGCCTGAAGGCTACTATGATGGTTCTGATCCAGAGCCAGCTTTAGCTGATGAAAATGCTGAACTTGACAGCAGTTTTACTGATGAAAATATGGATGAATCTGAGTTGGATGGGGAGAAAAGTGCAAAGGTGCCAGCAAGTGAGTATTCAAAACCAGTTTTGCCTTACAGTGACTTACCGGCCAACTCTCCTCTGCTGGTTTTCTCCAATATAGCTGCTTTGGAAAGTCAGATGAAAATGATTAACTCTAATTCTAATGTAAGCTTGCAGCGGCAGAGCAGTTTAAAATCCAGTGAGAATGGCTCTCCTGAAAGCGAAGGAATGGCTAATGATTCTCTTTCGGTAGTAGATCAAGAACACCAGAATAATCAGAGCCCAGGTGCGGCCGAATCAGCATTGTTTCAAGCTTCGTCTCCTGCTAACAGCTTTAATGGCAGCCACGTGTCCAAGTCGCCAGGATTCCCTAATGAAAACGTAGCAACAAAAACTGAGCCTGTTGAGACATCTGAACTGACAAATGATGCTGCGCTAGATTTAACATCTGGCAATATTCATCGGAAAGTTAAGGAAGAAGTCACTAATGTTCCGTTTACCAATGGGGATTGCA GTGCTGTTCAAGTTCCTGCAGGTTCCTTTATCAGGGCTCCTCCTTGTCTGATTAAAGTGGAAGTAAGCGACCATGGAGAACGACCAGCAGGAACTACTGCACAGTTTCTTACCCCATCAACTGTGGCTTCAATCATGCCACCTATATTGGCACCTCCACCCCGTCGCACACCTAAACAACACAACTGTCCTACTTGTGGAAAGAGCTTCTCCTCAGCAAGTGCTCTCCAGATTCACGAACGCACGCACACTGGTGAAAAGCCATTTGCATGCACCATCTGTGGAAGAGCTTTTACAACGAAAGGAAATCTCAAG GTCCACGTTGGAACTCACATGTGGAATAATTCAGCTAGACGTGGGAGACGACTTTCACTGGATAGTCCTATGATACTGATCGGCAATGACCCAAAGAAGATTTCTGAGATGTTCCCGAAGGATCTAATGGCCCCATCAATGAATATTGAACCATCCGTTTGGAACCAATACACCACTGTGCTTACTAACGGCTTAGCTCTGAAaaccaatgagatctcagtgattCAGAATGGTGGCATCCCTCCCATCACAGTTAGCGTCGGAAGTGGTTCTGCTGAAAGCACCAGCTCTGCAGTTTCCAAAATGGATCCATCCCAGTCTGGCATCAACCCAGCAATTGCTGATGAGGAAAAACCTAGCTCTGAAAGTGTTTCAGCACCTCACTTCCCACATTTTGTGGAAGAAAGCAAAATAGCTGTTAATTAA
- the sall4 gene encoding sal-like protein 4 isoform X3, with amino-acid sequence MDHLCWSNFTNREGSQVCQNDGVGETSAKKCRTEETNICKKCCAEFFDLSKFLEHRKNCTKNPPVLIMNEGEKEMPPKDCPESCPDNFPNGQMNNQSKSNDSPEERMREESETAEMNVDNVESQKPCASNAATSLHPASDVSYVSQSKIPNTNVTLETIHNTKVAVTQHVPDDASASNPNATASVNVIPILLEQLVCLQQQQLQQIQLTEQIRIQVATMAPHSLHPSIVAAADPLKALGAHLSQQLSAAAALIGQKVGSQSYSIEGFKPVQVPHSSVGSTHFSKGLHHSSESVSLQTTSTLTSLTSKPDSILCSENPARLKHSNLTSSVARFPNPLLPRSPNTATIHSPLIGLSAASAARNQKGKPPNVAVFETKSNSEESFFKHKCKFCGKVFGNDSALQIHIRSHTGERPYKCNICGNRFTTKGNLKVHFQRHKEKYPHIRMNPYPVPEHLDNVPTSSGIPYGMSIPVDTSANWADTKPVLQTLPNSIGLNLSTAFEDTSDKAPASDFLRRRSPAVSETASLSSNISSYESNVEAKSANENGNPPTSIMSETSKPKQPFGNVLDNSQTSETSKLQQLVENIDKTSADPNECAVCHRILSCQSSLKMHYRTHTGERPFKCKVCGRAFSTKGNLKTHYGVHRAKPPLRVQHSCPICHKRFTNAVVLQQHIRMHMGGQIPNTPLPEGYYDGSDPEPALADENAELDSSFTDENMDESELDGEKSAKVPASEYSKPVLPYSDLPANSPLLVFSNIAALESQMKMINSNSNVSLQRQSSLKSSENGSPESEGMANDSLSVVDQEHQNNQSPGAAESALFQASSPANSFNGSHVSKSPGFPNENVATKTEPVETSELTNDAALDLTSGNIHRKVKEEVTNVPFTNGDCSAVQVPAGSFIRAPPCLIKVEVSDHGERPAGTTAQFLTPSTVASIMPPILAPPPRRTPKQHNCPTCGKSFSSASALQIHERTHTGEKPFACTICGRAFTTKGNLKVHVGTHMWNNSARRGRRLSLDSPMILIGNDPKKISEMFPKDLMAPSMNIEPSVWNQYTTVLTNGLALKTNEISVIQNGGIPPITVSVGSGSAESTSSAVSKMDPSQSGINPAIADEEKPSSESVSAPHFPHFVEESKIAVN; translated from the exons GTTCTCAAGTATGTCAAAACGACGGAGTTGGGGAAACGAGCGCAAAGaaatgcaggactgaagaaacCAACATCTGTAAGAAATGTTGTGCTGAGTTCTTTGATCTTTCCAAGTTCCTTGAGCACAGGAAAAATTGCACTAAAAACCCACCAGTTTTGATTATGAATGAAGGCGAGAAGGAAATGCCTCCTAAGGACTGCCCAGAGTCTTGTCCAGACAACTTTCCGAATGGCCAAATGAACAATCAATCTAAAAGTAACGATAGCCCCGAAGAAAGAATGCGTGAGGAGAGTGAAACTGCTGAAATGAATGTTGATAATGTAGAATCTCAAAAACCATGTGCCTCTAATGCTGCTACAAGTTTACATCCAGCCTCTGATGTTAGCTATGTTTCCCAGTCTAAGATACCAAACACTAATGTCACATTGGAGACTATTCACAACACTAAAGTTGCAGTGACTCAGCACGTTCCGGACGATGCTTCTGCCAGCAACCCTAATGCGACTGCAAGCGTCAATGTCATTCCAATCTTGCTGGAGCAGTTGGTCTGCCTGCAACAGCAACAACTCCAACAGATACAGTTAACCGAGCAAATCCGCATCCAGGTGGCAACGATGGCACCTCATTCTCTTCATCCATCTATCGTTGCAGCTGCAGACCCCCTTAAGGCACTGGGGGCACACCTTTCACAGCAGCTTTCTGCTGCTGCTGCTTTAATTGGGCAGAAAGTCGGTAGCCAAAGCTACTCAATAGAAGGTTTTAAGCCAGTACAGGTACCTCATTCCTCTGTTGGTTCAACTCATTTTAGCAAAGGCTTGCACCATTCCTCTGAGTCGGTGTCTCTCCAAACAACGAGCACTCTGACTTCGCTGACTTCCAAGCCTGATTCCATCTTGTGCTCTGAAAATCCAGCCAGGCTTAAGCACAGCAACCTTACCAGCTCGGTTGCAAGATTTCCAAATCCCCTGCTACCTCGGTCCCCAAATACAGCAACTATTCACAGCCCGCTGATTGGACTGTCTGCAGCCTCAGCAGCACGAAATCAGAAAGGCAAGCCTCCAAACGTTGCCGTTTTTGAAACAAAGTCTAATTCTGAAGAGTCCTTTTTCAAACACAAGTGCAAGTTCTGTGGCAAAGTGTTTGGAAATGACAGTGCCCTGCAGATTCACATCCGTTCTCACACAGGTGAGCGACCTTACAAGTGCAACATCTGCGGCAATCGTTTTACAACTAAAGGCAATCTGAAGGTTCATTTCCAGCGACACAAAGAGAAGTACCCACATATCCGAATGAATCCGTATCCTGTTCCTGAACATTTGGACAATGTTCCAACCAGCAGTGGGATTCCATATGGTATGTCTATACCTGTTGATACTTCTGCGAATTGGGCAGACACCAAACCTGTCTTGCAAACGTTGCCCAATTCCATTGGATTGAATCTGTCGACTGCTTTTGAGGACACTTCAGATAAAGCACCAGCAAGTGATTTTCTGCGAAGGCGATCTCCAGCAGTAAGTGAAACTGCGTCTTTGTCATCGAATATCAGCAGTTACGAGTCGAATGTTGAAGCGAAGTCTGCAAATGAGAATGGCAATCCACCTACTTCCATAATGTCTGAAACCTCAAAGCCCAAGCAACCTTTTGGTAATGTACTTGATAACAGCCAAACATCTGAGACATCCAAGCTTCAACAGTTAGTGGAAAATATAGACAAAACATCAGCTGACCCAAATGAATGTGCTGTTTGCCATCGTATTCTAAGTTGCCAGAGTTCACtgaaaatgcattatcgtacCCACACTGGGGAAAGGCCTTTCAAGTGTAAAGTTTGTGGCAGAGCTTTTTCCACAAAAGGCAACCTCAAGACTCACTATGGGGTTCATAGGGCAAAACCTCCTTTGCGGGTACAGCACTCGTGCCCGATTTGCCACAAGCGGTTCACTAATGCTGTTGTTCTTCAGCAGCACATTAGAATGCACATGGGAGGTCAAATCCCAAACACCCCTCTGCCTGAAGGCTACTATGATGGTTCTGATCCAGAGCCAGCTTTAGCTGATGAAAATGCTGAACTTGACAGCAGTTTTACTGATGAAAATATGGATGAATCTGAGTTGGATGGGGAGAAAAGTGCAAAGGTGCCAGCAAGTGAGTATTCAAAACCAGTTTTGCCTTACAGTGACTTACCGGCCAACTCTCCTCTGCTGGTTTTCTCCAATATAGCTGCTTTGGAAAGTCAGATGAAAATGATTAACTCTAATTCTAATGTAAGCTTGCAGCGGCAGAGCAGTTTAAAATCCAGTGAGAATGGCTCTCCTGAAAGCGAAGGAATGGCTAATGATTCTCTTTCGGTAGTAGATCAAGAACACCAGAATAATCAGAGCCCAGGTGCGGCCGAATCAGCATTGTTTCAAGCTTCGTCTCCTGCTAACAGCTTTAATGGCAGCCACGTGTCCAAGTCGCCAGGATTCCCTAATGAAAACGTAGCAACAAAAACTGAGCCTGTTGAGACATCTGAACTGACAAATGATGCTGCGCTAGATTTAACATCTGGCAATATTCATCGGAAAGTTAAGGAAGAAGTCACTAATGTTCCGTTTACCAATGGGGATTGCA GTGCTGTTCAAGTTCCTGCAGGTTCCTTTATCAGGGCTCCTCCTTGTCTGATTAAAGTGGAAGTAAGCGACCATGGAGAACGACCAGCAGGAACTACTGCACAGTTTCTTACCCCATCAACTGTGGCTTCAATCATGCCACCTATATTGGCACCTCCACCCCGTCGCACACCTAAACAACACAACTGTCCTACTTGTGGAAAGAGCTTCTCCTCAGCAAGTGCTCTCCAGATTCACGAACGCACGCACACTGGTGAAAAGCCATTTGCATGCACCATCTGTGGAAGAGCTTTTACAACGAAAGGAAATCTCAAG GTCCACGTTGGAACTCACATGTGGAATAATTCAGCTAGACGTGGGAGACGACTTTCACTGGATAGTCCTATGATACTGATCGGCAATGACCCAAAGAAGATTTCTGAGATGTTCCCGAAGGATCTAATGGCCCCATCAATGAATATTGAACCATCCGTTTGGAACCAATACACCACTGTGCTTACTAACGGCTTAGCTCTGAAaaccaatgagatctcagtgattCAGAATGGTGGCATCCCTCCCATCACAGTTAGCGTCGGAAGTGGTTCTGCTGAAAGCACCAGCTCTGCAGTTTCCAAAATGGATCCATCCCAGTCTGGCATCAACCCAGCAATTGCTGATGAGGAAAAACCTAGCTCTGAAAGTGTTTCAGCACCTCACTTCCCACATTTTGTGGAAGAAAGCAAAATAGCTGTTAATTAA